The following DNA comes from Amycolatopsis albispora.
GTCGGGGTGGTGATGAGCAACTGCGGGAACCAGCGGATCGCGCGCCCGCCGGGCGGCACGGTGCCGATGCTGGGCACGAATCCCCTGAGCGTGGCCGCCCCCGCCCTGCCGCGGCGGCCGTTTGTGTTGGACATGAGCACCACGGTGGTGCCGACGGGTCGCGTACGGGCGGCCGCGCGGGATGGACTGCCCGTCCCGCCGGGCTGGCTGGCCGACGACGAGGGCCGCCCGGTAACCGACCCGGCGGCTTTTGACCACGGGCAGGCGCACCTGCAGTGGCTGGGTGGTCGGCCGGAGACGGGGGCGTACAAGGGTTTCGGGCTCGGGTTGGTGGTCGAACTGCTGGCCGCGTCCCTGTCCGGCGCCGGCCACGGCCCTTCCCCGGCCGCGGTCGCCGGCGACCGGGGGCGGGATGATGACATCGGTTTCTTCATGCTGGCCATCGCGCCTCAACTGGCCGACTTCACACTGGACGTGCGGACGATGTTCGGCGCCCTGCTGGCTTGCCCAGGCACCGTGCGATACCCAGGCTGGCCAGAAGCGGAACTGGCCGAGACGAACCTGCGGGCCGGCGTCCCACTGGCCACCCCAGTCCACGCCGACCTTTCCCTGCCCCGATGAGCAGTCGGCGTGGTCAAGTGGCTGTATGTCCGAGTGGCCAAGTGGCTGGGCGGTCTAGTGGCCAAGTGGCTCATCCACTAGACCACCCAGCTCCTACGCCACTTCTCTTGGGGAACGAGCCACCCTCAGCCGAGGACACCCAGGCCCCCGAGCCCGCAGCCGACACGATGGTCCGGTGGCCGAGTGGCTTGCTGGCTCAGCCACTAGCCCACGCGGCTGCCCACCTATTCGATTTGAAGGCTTGGCCGGGACTCGCTCCTCGCGGTCGCTGGCGCGGCGGAGCCAGCAGGGCAGCGGGGCTGCCCACTGCCCCGGCGGCCGCGTGGCCGGAGGGAAGCGTTGGCCGCGTGAGGAACGCTTCAGAGGGGCGGCACAGTGGCCCAGTGGCCGAGTGGACTAGCCACTTTGCCACTTGGCCACCAAACCAGCGGCGCGCGACCTGGCCACTTAGCCAGTGGGGCGCGAAAGCCACTTGGTGGCTGAGTCACAGGGGCACGAGAACTACGCGGCGGCTGAGTTGCTGCGGCACGAGAGTCACTTGGTGGTGGGGCGGCAGGGGTACGAGAGTCACTCGGCCATTCAGCCGTTCGGGTGCGAGCGCCACCTGGCGACTTAGCCAGTGGGCCGCGAAAGCCACTTGGCCGATGAGCCACCCGGGTGCGGAAGCCAGTTGGTCAGCGAGGCAGCCGGGTGAGAGTGCCACTTGGCCAGCGAGCTACTCGGGCGCGAAAGAGGCTGGGCCACTGGGCCACTCCGGAGCGAAGCCAGCGAGGCGGTTGGCCAATGGGGCACAGAGCCAGTGGAGGCGGCGGTGAAGGTGGTGCGGGTGGGCGTGGTCGGGCTCGGCGTTATCTCCAAGTATTACCTCGCCGCGATTTCCGCTAATCCCGCGACCGAGTTGGCGGCGGTGTGCGATCTGCGGCGGGAGGCCCTCACGCCCTTCGAAGGCATGACCGCCTGCTTCACCGACCACCGCGCGATGCTCCCCCGGATCGACACCCTGGTGGTCACCACGCCCAACGACACCCACGAGCAGCTCTGCCGCGAAGCCGTCGAAGCCGGGGTGTCGGTGTGCGTCGAGAAGCCGTTGGCAATCGAGCTCGAGGCCGGGCGGCGGGTGGCCGCGCTCGGCGGGCGGGTGTTCACCGCCTTCCACCGGCGGTACAACCGGAACGTGCGCCAACTCACCAGGGATCTGCGAGGCCCCGGAATCACCGGACTGACCGTCCGCTACCTGGAAAAGATCGAGGAGCACGTCGGCGAGGACGCGTGGTATCTCGACGCCGCGCGCTGCGGTGGTGGCTGCGTGGCTGACAACGGGCCCAACGCGTTCGACCTCGTGCGGCTCTTCCTCGGCGACGTGACCGTCGAAGACGTGGCCATCAAGCGCGACCCCGCCGGCGTCGATCGGGTGGCGGTGGTCCGGTTGCAGGCGGGTGACGGCACCCCGGCCCGCGTCGAGCTTGACTGGTCGTATCCCGGCGAGACCAAGGACGTCCGCGTCGAGCTGGCCGACGGCACCACCCGGACGGCCGACCTGCTCGACGGCTTCACCGGGTTCAAGAACTCGCTGTGGCACGAATACGAGGGCGTGCTCGCCGATTTCCTCGGCGGCGCACCGGATCAAGGGCTCGCCGCGCTGGAACTGGTCGACGCGAGCTATCGCCGCGAAGCCGTGTTGGAGGGCAAATGAAGGAAAACGGGCCGAAGCGCGCCGTCACCGGAGTGCTGGTGAAAGTCCTGCTGCACCGCCGCGACGAACGCGGCATGAGCCTGGAACCCCACGCCAGCCGATGCGTTCGCCGCGGCGAGGTTCACGAATTGGTGACCACCGACCACCGTGAAACCGAGGCGGGCGCGCGAATCGACCGCGTCGGGTTCCTCGGTTTCGCCGAGATGTCCTGCGCGGGCGTGCTCGACCGCGGCGACGAGTTCTGGCTCGGCGACCGTTTCGTCGGCACGCTGCTCGGCTTCGACGCCTGCCACTTCCCCAACCACTACAACATCCTGATCGCCCGCGCCGAAGTGGTGACCGGCGCCGACCTGGCGCTCACCCCGGAAACCCCGGTCGCCTTCCGCCCCGCCCCGGACACGAATGTGGCTTTCGGAGCGGAAAACGCCCCGAAAGCCACATTCGTGTCGGCTCCCTCAGCCCAGTAGCGGCACGTTCAGCTTGCCGAAGTGGAAGCTGCGCACCGCGGCGAGCAGTTCCTCAGTGGACAGCTGGCCGTCACCCGAGGTGTCGATCTGGTCGAACGCCGCGCGGGCCTCGTCCTTGTCCACGCCGACCGCGCCCAGCCAGATGGCGAACTCGTCACCGTTGATCTGGCCGTCGTGGTTGTCGTCGCACATGCCGATCACGCCCTTGATCACCGGGCGCATCACGCGGTTGAAGCTCGCCTCGCCCTCCTGGAAGATGAGCCGCTCGGTCACCGCGCGGAACTGCTCCTCCGACAGCGAGCCGTTCTTGCCGACCCCCGCCTGCGTGGCGAGGTATTCGAACAACCCGGTGAAGGCGTTCAGCAGGTTCCTGGTTTCCGGTGACGAGCTGTCCTTGGCGAAGGCCTCCGCGATCCGGCGCGCCTCCTCCTGGAAGTCGGCGAGTTCGAGCGCGCCGTCCCCGTTGGTGTCCCACTTCTCGAAGCGCTGGGTGAGCCGATCCTGAGCAACAGCGGTGGTCATGAAAATGTCCTTTCCTCTACTCCGGATTGTTTTTCGAACAGCCCCCACCGGCATGGTTCCGGCGGAAGTCCTTTTCAGAGAAGCCGCACGCGGTGCCCGGCGACCCGGCCACGGGTGTCGAGCAGGCAGCGGGCTTCACGCGCCAGCAGCGCGCTTTCGTAGCAGGCGTGGTCCTGCAACAACACGGTCAACTCGGCGTCGGCGAGCGCGGCGGGCAGGTCGGTGACCCGGTCCAGCGCCACACCGTCCACTTCGAACCGTTCGATGTGGGGATCGTGGTACCGCAGCTTCGCTCCGCGCTCGGCGAACGCTTCGGCCACCGCGATCGCGGGTGACTCCCGCACGTCCGGCACGTCCGGCTTGTACGTCACACCGAGCAGCAGTACCTCGGCGCCGGCCAGCCGCCCACCTCGGTCGGCGAGAATGGCCGCGGCCCGCCGGGCCACGTACTCCGGCATGCCGTCGTTGATCTGCCTGGCCGCCGACACCAGGCTGAACGAGAACCCCTCACGCTGCGCCTTGCTGGTCAGGTACAGCGGATCGACCGGGATGCAGTGCCCGCCGATCCCGGGGCCCGGCCGGAACGGCGCGAAGCCGAACGGCTTGGTCGCGGCGCATTCCAGCACGTCCCACACGTCGATGCCCATCCGGTCGCAGAACACCGCGATCTCGTTCACCAGCGCGATGTTGACGAACCGGTAGGTGTTTTCCAGCAGTTTCGACATCTCGGCCTCGCGGGTGCCCCTGGCGATCACCACGGTGTCCACCAGTTCGCCGTAGAACGCGGCACCGTGCTTCGCGCAGAGCGGGGTGTATCCGCCGATCACCTTCGGGGTGTTCGAGATGTCGAACCGCGGATTTCCCGGATCGATCCGTTCCGGTGAATACACCAGGTGGAAATCCTCCCCGGCGACCAGGCCGCTGCCGTTTTCCAGAATGGGCCGCACCACCTCCTCCGTGGTACCGGGAAAACTGGTGGATTCGAGCACCACCAGCGTGCCGGGCCGCAACCGGGCGGACAGGATTTCCGCCGCCGAACGGACCGCCCGCAGATCCGGTTTTCCCTGCGGGGTCAGCCCGGTCGGCACGCAGATCACCACGGTGTCCGCATCGGCCAGCACGGCGGTGCCGGTGGTGGCGGTGAACCCCGCGGCACGCATTTCGGCGAGGTCGTCGTCACTCACCCCGTGCACTGGTGACCGGCCCGCGTTCAGGCTGGTCACCACCGGTTCGGCCAGGTCGAAGCCCCGGGTGGGCAGGCCGGTCCGGCAGCCGAGCCTGGCCAGCGGGAGGCCGACGTAACCGAGCCCCATGACCACCAGGGCGGTCAAACGGAGAAGCTTCCGCTGCCGGGGGCCACGTGTGAGCCGTAGTCGGGCGCGACGCTCAGCGACGGGGTGAGGCAGAACGGATCACCGTAAATGCGCACGGTGTCGTTCGTCTCATTGATGAGCACGTGCGCGGCCAGCGGCAATTTGTAGCAGCCGTCCGGATTCCGGTACACGGTCAGTTCGATGACCTCCAGTTCGAACACCACCACCCGGCCGGCCGCGGCGGAGGCGGGTGCGGTGCCGAGCAAAGTCGCGATGACCGCGACCACCGCGGCCATGGAAAAGGTTTTGCGCATGGTGATCCCCTCGATCGCAGAAAAGCGGGAAAGGCAAATCGTTGCAAAACGTAACGTATCAGCAACGCAGAGTGCCGGTAAGGGGCCGAGCGCAAGGGGCACCGGTGGGGTGAAGGCGGGCCACGCGCGGAACCCGTCCGGTGCGCGCGGTCACGGTGTGTTCATCACCCGCGCGCGATTTTGTTGGTGCGAAGGTGTGTCAGAACGGCGCTTTGGGGTTTTTCCCGTCGCGGACAGCGCGCGCGTAGTCGAGCGCGTCCTCCCGCGAGACCCAGTTCGGCACGCCGATTTCGAAGTCCCCGCAGACCATCGTCATGCCGCCGGACCACACGTCGGGCGGCGGGTGGATGACCTGCCATTCGTCCCACTGCACCACCTGGGGTTGGTCCGGCGGCGGCGCGGGCGGACCGGTGAACCACAACGGCAGCGGTTCGCAGGAATTCCACCACTCGACCGGGATCGCGCCGCTGCCGGTGCGTGCGGTGAGCACACCGCCGGTCATCGCGCACACCGTGTCGATGTCCTCGGCGACGCGTGCGGCTGTCCACATCGCACCGGGGAAATCGCCGAAATGGTGCGCGGCCAGCCAAAGCGCGAGCGGGACCGTGTCGGCCGCGCTCACTTCCCGGCCGTTGCCCAGTTCGCGGGCGACCTCCTCGGCGGGACCACCCGATCCGGCGGCCACCTCGATCCGCCGCCGGACCTCGCTCGGCGCCACCCGGGCCGCCACCGCCCGGAGCAGATCGCCGCCCGTAAGCGAGGTCGTGCACGCGAGCGCGGCCGCGACGGCCACCGCCACCGCACCGGCGACGCCTTCGGGATGGGCGTGCGTGACCTCGGCCGAGCGGGCGGCCTCGGCGACCACCGCGTCCAGGTCCGGGCCGAACCAGGCGCCGAGCGGGGCCACGCGCATCGCGCCACCGTTGCCCCATGACCCGTTTCCGAAGACCGACGGCGCGACGTCCCGCCACGATTCGCCCCGCCGGTAGCGCAGCAGCACCCGCTCGGCGCCGGAGCCGTATCCGCGGTCCGGGTCGAAGTGGTGCTGGAAGTGCCAGGCCAGGTCGTCCTGGTCGATGCGGCCGTGCCGGGTCAGCACGGCGAACACCGAGCACGCCATCTCGGTGTCGTCGCTCCACGCCCAAGGCGCCGGAGGCAGCACACGCCCGACGACGTCCGGGTGGTCGCCCGGCAACCTGATCTGCGCGCCGAACGCGTCACCGACCTGCAGCCCGTACAGGCTGGCGTGGGCGGGGTGCTCCTGGGTCATGCCCGCGAATATGCCAAATTCACCGGGCGCCGGTGTGCAGAACGGCCGCACTGGCCACGGTCAGTCCGGACAGGACGGCCAGCGCGCCGAACCCCCACCCGTACCCGGACTGGGTGAGCAGTACGGCGATCCCGGCCGCGCCGATCGCGCCGCCCGCCCGCTGCACGATGTTGACCAGGGTGGTCGCGTCGCCGAGCCGGTCGGCGGTGACCGACGCGTAGGCCGCCGTTGTCGCGGGCAGCTGGGCCAGTGCCAGCGCGGCGCCGCGCACCACCAGCAACGCGGTCAGCACCGGAACGGGCAGCGGCAGCAGGAACGGCAGCGTGGTGACCACGAGCAGCACGGCACCGGCGAGCGTGACC
Coding sequences within:
- a CDS encoding Gfo/Idh/MocA family protein, which produces MKVVRVGVVGLGVISKYYLAAISANPATELAAVCDLRREALTPFEGMTACFTDHRAMLPRIDTLVVTTPNDTHEQLCREAVEAGVSVCVEKPLAIELEAGRRVAALGGRVFTAFHRRYNRNVRQLTRDLRGPGITGLTVRYLEKIEEHVGEDAWYLDAARCGGGCVADNGPNAFDLVRLFLGDVTVEDVAIKRDPAGVDRVAVVRLQAGDGTPARVELDWSYPGETKDVRVELADGTTRTADLLDGFTGFKNSLWHEYEGVLADFLGGAPDQGLAALELVDASYRREAVLEGK
- a CDS encoding nucleotide sugar dehydrogenase; translation: MGLGYVGLPLARLGCRTGLPTRGFDLAEPVVTSLNAGRSPVHGVSDDDLAEMRAAGFTATTGTAVLADADTVVICVPTGLTPQGKPDLRAVRSAAEILSARLRPGTLVVLESTSFPGTTEEVVRPILENGSGLVAGEDFHLVYSPERIDPGNPRFDISNTPKVIGGYTPLCAKHGAAFYGELVDTVVIARGTREAEMSKLLENTYRFVNIALVNEIAVFCDRMGIDVWDVLECAATKPFGFAPFRPGPGIGGHCIPVDPLYLTSKAQREGFSFSLVSAARQINDGMPEYVARRAAAILADRGGRLAGAEVLLLGVTYKPDVPDVRESPAIAVAEAFAERGAKLRYHDPHIERFEVDGVALDRVTDLPAALADAELTVLLQDHACYESALLAREARCLLDTRGRVAGHRVRLL
- a CDS encoding EF-hand domain-containing protein; the encoded protein is MTTAVAQDRLTQRFEKWDTNGDGALELADFQEEARRIAEAFAKDSSSPETRNLLNAFTGLFEYLATQAGVGKNGSLSEEQFRAVTERLIFQEGEASFNRVMRPVIKGVIGMCDDNHDGQINGDEFAIWLGAVGVDKDEARAAFDQIDTSGDGQLSTEELLAAVRSFHFGKLNVPLLG
- a CDS encoding ADP-ribosylglycohydrolase family protein, coding for MTQEHPAHASLYGLQVGDAFGAQIRLPGDHPDVVGRVLPPAPWAWSDDTEMACSVFAVLTRHGRIDQDDLAWHFQHHFDPDRGYGSGAERVLLRYRRGESWRDVAPSVFGNGSWGNGGAMRVAPLGAWFGPDLDAVVAEAARSAEVTHAHPEGVAGAVAVAVAAALACTTSLTGGDLLRAVAARVAPSEVRRRIEVAAGSGGPAEEVARELGNGREVSAADTVPLALWLAAHHFGDFPGAMWTAARVAEDIDTVCAMTGGVLTARTGSGAIPVEWWNSCEPLPLWFTGPPAPPPDQPQVVQWDEWQVIHPPPDVWSGGMTMVCGDFEIGVPNWVSREDALDYARAVRDGKNPKAPF
- a CDS encoding Ldh family oxidoreductase, whose protein sequence is MTAELVAPSTIRVPYAELLAFTAGEFTRRGVPSHRARLAAEALVYADLHGLGSHGLANLKPLYLKQFDEGRIVADAEPAVVSDLGACAVLDAQRALGLWAAAEAMDSAVERAEWHGIGLVSVRGATHFGSAGFHARRAARAGMVGVVMSNCGNQRIARPPGGTVPMLGTNPLSVAAPALPRRPFVLDMSTTVVPTGRVRAAARDGLPVPPGWLADDEGRPVTDPAAFDHGQAHLQWLGGRPETGAYKGFGLGLVVELLAASLSGAGHGPSPAAVAGDRGRDDDIGFFMLAIAPQLADFTLDVRTMFGALLACPGTVRYPGWPEAELAETNLRAGVPLATPVHADLSLPR
- a CDS encoding DUF6917 domain-containing protein, with the protein product MKENGPKRAVTGVLVKVLLHRRDERGMSLEPHASRCVRRGEVHELVTTDHRETEAGARIDRVGFLGFAEMSCAGVLDRGDEFWLGDRFVGTLLGFDACHFPNHYNILIARAEVVTGADLALTPETPVAFRPAPDTNVAFGAENAPKATFVSAPSAQ